Within Wyeomyia smithii strain HCP4-BCI-WySm-NY-G18 chromosome 2, ASM2978416v1, whole genome shotgun sequence, the genomic segment ccaggtgcctttagagtcgaaccagacaccaagatatttgtgtaccaaaacctgagaaaccgttttacccattaattgtgtttgaagctgagcaggttcatgcttcctaggaaAAACTAccatctcagtcttctccggagagaattcgatacctagctgtaaagcccaagcagacaaattgtccaaggtatcttgcaatggtccttgcaaatcggcagctttggctcctgtaacagattacactgtcgtctgcaagttgtcttatcgtgcatgaatttgccagacattcgtcgatgtcatttacataaaagttgtaaagaagggggcttaaacatgagccctggggaagacccatgtagctaatgcgaaaagttgctgTCACGACGGGTCCCTGGTCGCAACGCAACGCTTCATATTGCAGCGCGGCATTCGCCGCTGACAAAGTGACGTGAAGACCAACTGTCATAACCCGTCGGAACGTCAAGACATAAGGGAATAGGAGAAATCAAAACAGAATAATTCTTCATGCAGTGACAACGTGCAATTCATTTCTCTACGCAATTCAATTTTGTATGCTAGTTAAAATCTATAAAACTCTATATTAAATACTAAACCTAAAGTACCACAGCtcttaaaactaaatttcctaTATACAATTTTCGGGAGTGATAgtttctaaaatatattttctgcaCATGTAAGTACGGATCATTTGAGGGTTAGAAATTATTAACCTATTGCTTAAATAGAATTATATATCTACAGTTACAAGTAAGGCATAGTGGGACAGGAAAGCCAATACCACTTCCAGAATAATCAcaccaaatttgtaagtaatcCTAAGCGAATAAGTTTGTAAAACTAGCctaaataaaactttttctgTAGCTTAAAGCTAACACAATATAACACACGTGTTTGCTACCATAGAGTTGGTGATTCCAGCCCAACATTTCTTTAAGAAATTTTTACGGGTATCGGAAGTATGGCAGAGAATTCCCCCCGAAACTGCCAAACCTGTGACCGAACGGCCCTACCGGCGGACGACAACATACAGTGCGGCCTCTGCAAGTTGTGGGAGCACGCGGAATGCGCTGGCATCGACATGCATACCCGACAGCCGGGTGTTTTATATGTGTGCGGTAAATGCTCGTTGCAGGGGAAGTCCGACCACTTGAAAGTACCCGAAATTGGTGGCCGCACGACTCGATCAAGTTCCAAACCAGGATCTAAGGCAAGTTCTAAGGTAGGATCGACAAGAAGTTGTAAGAAGGGAAAATCGAATCCTGGTGGCAGTGTAACGTCGAGTGTACGTGCTGCAATATTAACGGAGCAGCTGAAACTCGTCGAGAAGGAGCAGAAGATGCAGGAACTAGCCCTCCAAGAAGAGCAGGATGTTCGGAACCGACTGTTGGACGAAGGAGAACGCCAATTGGAGGAGAAAAAGCGTCTTCGAGAGCGAAGATTAAAGGAGGAGTTAGAATTGAAGCAAAAAGAACAACAGATTAGGAAGGAATCTTTAGAAAAGCGGCAAGCGCTCATCCGGCACATAGCAGAGGCTAGTAGCAGAGGTGGTTCCATCGTCAACTCAAACCAGATGGTGGAAGATTGGTTAAACAGACAGGACGCTGGACAATCAAACGGAAATCTACTGGGGAATCCAAACAACCCCAACGTGACCCCGATACCCGATGTCCCAGCGGATCCCCCTTTCCTCCGTTGACACCAACACCGCTACCACACCGAGGTCTGCCCACAGTTTCAGGGGCCCCCTGACAATCCAATCCACCGGCTCCCCCGCCGTTGTCACCGATTCCATCGGCCTTTCCCGGTACACCAGCTGTGCCACAGCCATCAAGTCCACCGGCTCCGTTGCCGCTGCCATCGAACCCGCCTGTTCCCGTACCGCAGACTCCGATTCCATCCGGAATTCCCGGTACGCCAGGGGATCCGCAGCCAACGTATCTGCCCTCTCCGTCGCCTCAGCTACCACAACCCGTTGACCCGACTCAACCTTCTTCGGCCAGCCCCGTTCCCCTCGTTCGCGTATTAACACAAGCACAAATAGCGGCGAGGCAAGTTTTAGCCAAAGATTCGCCCTTGTTTAGCGGGAGCCCGGAGGACTGGCCCTTATTTATAAGTAATTTTGAACAGTCTACGACCACCTGCGGTTATTCAGATGCGGAAAACCTAGTACGCCTTCAGCGGTGTTTGAAAGGACACGCACTAGAGTCCGTACGAAGTCGCTTACTCCTGCCGGTGAGCGTACCGCACGTCGTTCAGACTCTGCGTACGTTATTTAGAAGACCTGATTTCCTGATTAGGTCGCAATTGAGCAAGATTAATCAAATTCCCTCGCCGCGACACGACCGACTGGAAACGGTCATTCACTTTGGCCTAGCAGTGCAGAATCTTGTTGATCACCTCAAAGCGGGACAGCAACTCAATCATCTCGCGAATCCTGTGCTTTTACAGGAACTGGTGGAGAAATTGCCCGGTTCAATGCGTCTTGACTGGGCAGTTTACAAAAACAATCATCCGCCTGCAACGTTGGACACCTTTGGCATCTTCATGTCTGGTTTGGTCACAGCGGCAAGCGAAGTTagtttcagtatttttttttttttattctcgcttattttccgtcggtctatttccgccactgttgtggccaatcaccgacgcccagggaggcgactccacacccaggaccctaactcacgacccgtttattaacggaccggcgccaacggctttacttcctcatgcgatggaaggcgtgatccaagagatttttcgcctcagaaaatctcccggtgtcggctaggattgaatctagaccagttgggttggttgtgagtggatcacgccacctcacaaccatcaacacctatgtcggcggtgggattctaacccaggcgtcgagcgtggttggctgagacgttaccaaccacactaggccctcgCTCATCTGAAGTTAGTTTTAGTATTCCAGGAGGGAGCTCTCAGAAATACATCACGTACACTGAAGTCAAAAACAGTAAGCCTAAGGGTAACACGGGCGTCGTTCAGGCACATTCTGCAGAGCAGCCGACAGCTCCAACCACTAACAAAACCTCCACCGGCGCGAAACCGGACAAGCAGTGCCAAGCGTGCGGTCGAACCGGCCATCGAGTTGCTGAGTGTCATCAATTCGGGGGAGCCAGTTTAGACGAACGGTGGAAGCTAGTCCAGCAGAAAGAACTTTGTAGAACCTGCCTCAATAGTCACGGCAAGTGGCCGTGCCGATCCTGGAAAGGCTGTGGTGTCCAGGAATGTCGCCAGAAACACCATACACTTTTACACTCCGACACGTCCTGCGATCGATCCGTTTCAGCTAGTCACGTAACCTCCGGTAATTTTCAGTGGCCACTTTTCCGCATTCTTCCCGTGGTTCTGTATGGCAACCATTCCTCCCAAGTTGTCTACGCCTTCATCGATGAAGGATCGTCCTACACTCTCCTGGATGAATCAGTTGCGAAAGGTCTGGGAGTCGCGGGGAAAACAGATCCGCTCACCTTGAAGTGGACCGGAAACGTGACACGGGTCGAACCGACCTCGCAATGTGTCCAGCTTGATATCTCCGGCAAAAATATAAATTCCCGATACACTCTTTTCAATGTCCGGACGGTTAGTCGACTAGTTCTTCCTACCCAAAGCATGAAGTACCAGGAGCTAGCTAAGCGCTTTAATATGAGTCGATCGAACCCAAGCTTCTCATCGGCTTGGATAATTTGAAACTGGGAGTTCCGCTCAAGCTGCGAGAAGGAGGGCAAACTCATCCGATTGGGGCAAAGTGCCGTCTAGGTTGGAGTGTCTACGGTTACGTCCCAAATCAGTCGTCGCATTCAGCAATCGTTGGATTTCACGTCGGAGCGGTctcagatcgcgaccgcgaactCAACGAACAGCTCCATGACTATTTCACGCTTGAAGACAACGGAGTCACCATTCCAAGTCCTGAATTGGAATCCGAAGATGAGAAACGAGCGATACGGTTACTACAGGAGACTACACGACGCACGCCCGAGGGAGCACATTTCGAAACCGGATTACTGTTTAAAACGGACGATCCAAACTTTCCTGACAGTTATCCCATGGCTGTCCGACGTCTGGAGGCACTTGAGCGTAGACTTCAACAAGAACCAGCGCTGAAAGAACGTGTGCACCAGCAAGTATTAGACTACGAACGGAAAGGATACACACACCGTGCAACTCTTGCCGAATTGACTTCCGTTGAGGCAAATCGTGTATGGTACCTTCCCCTAGGTGTCGCTACAAACCCCAAAAAACCAGACAAAATCCGGCTGATCTGGGATGCGGCGGCCAAGGTGGGGGAAGTCTCCTTTAACTCCCGTCTCTTAAAAGGACCCGACCTACTAGTCGCGCTCCCGACGGTCCTCAGCCAGTTTCGCCAATTTCCAGTGGCGCTTACTGGTGACGTCATGGAAATGTTTCATCAGCTGCGAATGCGTTTTCCTGACTGTCAATCGCAACGTTTCCTTTTCCGGTTTTGTTCCTCGGATAACCCCCAAGTCTACGTCATGGACGTCGCTACATTTGGGGCGTGCTGTTCCCCGGCGTCGGCACAGTACGTAAAGAACCTTAACGCCGATGAGTTCGCTAGCGATTATCCAAGAGCAGCAGACGCCATCAAGAAAAAGCATTACGTCGACGACTACTTGGACAGCTTCAAGACGATCGAGGAGGCGATTACAGTCGTGAACGAGGTCAGGCTTTTGCAGTCCAAGGGAGGCTTCACTTTACGGCGATTCCTTTCCAATGAATCCGAAGTGCTGCGAGGAATAGGTGAAGTAGCTGAAGAGGAATCTAAAAGCCTTCATATGGAACGAGAGGGCAAGTCCGAATCGTTACTTGGGATGCAATGGATCCCGAAAGAAGATGTGTTCATCTACTCCTTCGGAACACGCGATGATTTACAGGCCATCCTGCATCCAGATCATATGCCCACCAAGCGTGAAGTGGCCAAGGTGGTCATGAGCCTTTTCGATCCGCTCGGTCTAATCGCGTATTTCCTGGTTCACGGTAAAATCTTTATCCAGGAGCTCTGGGCGCGTGGAGTCGGCTGGGATCAAGAAATCCCCCAAGAACTAAATGGACGTTGGCGACAATGGGTGTGCTTACTCCAGCAACTGGGTCAACTTCGCATTCCTCGGAGCTACTTCCAACCGACACATGACTATTCTCGTCTGCAAATCCACGTCTTGGCTGATGCTAGCGAAACCGCTTACGCCTGTGCAGTGTACTTCCGCTTGGAGACGTCCCGCGGCATAGAAGTGACACTTGCTGAAGCCAAAACTAAAGTTGCCCCGTTGAAAACACTATCTATTCCTCGTCTCGAACTGAAAGCGGCAGTTTTGGGCGTACGCTTGATGAACACGGTCCTGAAACGTCATACCTTCGTGGTTTGTCAACGCTACTGTTGGAGTGATGCAACCACTGTCCTCGCGTGGGTGCGCTCCACCGATCATCGGCGTTATCATAAATATGTAGCCGTTAGGGTCGGCGAGATCTTGTCATCCACGCAACAATCCGAGTGGCGCTGGGTCCCAACCAAGCTCAATGTTGCGGATCTCGCTACAAAGTGGAACAACGGTCCGCAAATTACCATGGACAGTCCCTGGTTTCAAGGCCCGGCCTTTCTCTACGAGCTCGAAGAGGGCTGGCCCAAGCAGCAAACGATTGCCTCAACCGAGCAAGAGCTTCGTCCGTCCCATTTTCATGCCGCACACTTCTCTTCGGACATGGCATTCAACCGATTTAATCGATGGACCAAGATGCAGCGTGTAGCTGCATATGTTCTTCGCGGGTTGAACAACTTCCCCAAGCGCCGATCGAGGGAAAACCTGCAACTCGGAAACCTAACAAGCGACGAACTTCGACGAGCAGAAGAAATCCTCCTGAAAACGGCACAAAGCGATTTCTACGCGGAGGAAATTGCAGTTTTGGCTAAGACTCAAGGTCCACCCGAGCAGCGTCATGCAATCGTGGACAAATCCAGCTCTATCAACAAGCGGTGGCCATACCTGGACGAGAGCGGAGTTCTGCGAAGTCGGGGACGAATTGGCGCGGCACCATACGTACCGGCCGAAGCTAAGTTCCCAATCATCCTCCCCAAACAACACCTAATCACCTTCCTTATTGTAGACTGGTACCACCGCCGTTTCCGTCATGCCTACCGAGAAACCATTTTCAACGAAATCCGCCAACGGTTCGAGATTTCAAACCTGAGACGACTACTGGAGAAAGTTCAGAAAGCGTGCGCTTTCTGTCGCGTAGCGAAGGCGATGCCAACACCACCACCAATGGCTCCGCACCCTGAGATGTGCTTGACGGCTTTCGTTCAGCCCTTCACGTTTACCGGATTAGACTATTTCGGGCCGATACTGGCGAAGGTGGGTAGGGTCAACGTGAAGCGCTGGGTGGCACTATTCACGTGCCTCACGACTAGAGCAATCCACATGGAGGTGGTACACTCGTTAAGCACGGAGTCCTGTATCATGGCAGTACAACGTTTTGTGGCACGCAGAGGCATCCCAAGGGAATTCTGGACCGATATTGCTACCTGCTTCCAAGGCACCAGCAACGAGATGAGGGCGCTAAAAGAAGCTAGAGACAAGGCTTTATCCACAAAGTTCACGACCTCCCAAACTACCTGGAAGTTTATACCCCCAGCGGCACCACACATGGGCGGTGCGTGGGAGAGATTAGTTCGGTCGGTCAAGGTAGCGATTGGAGCGGTTATGGATGGCCCACggaaacccgatgacgagacACTGGAGACGATTCTCCTGGAAGCGGAGGCCATGATCAACTCCAGGCCTCTCACCTTCATTCCGCTGGAATCTGCGGATCAGGAGGCAATGACCCCAAACCATTTTTTGTTGGGCAACTCTTCT encodes:
- the LOC129720134 gene encoding uncharacterized protein LOC129720134, whose product is MAENSPRNCQTCDRTALPADDNIQCGLCKLWEHAECAGIDMHTRQPGVLYVCGKCSLQGKSDHLKVPEIGGRTTRSSSKPGSKASSKVGSTRSCKKGKSNPGGSVTSSVRAAILTEQLKLVEKEQKMQELALQEEQDVRNRLLDEGERQLEEKKRLRERRLKEELELKQKEQQIRKESLEKRQALIRHIAEASSRGGSIVNSNQMVEDWLNRQDAGQSNGNLLGNPNNPNPSSPPAPLPLPSNPPVPVPQTPIPSGIPGTPGDPQPTYLPSPSPQLPQPVDPTQPSSASPVPLVRVLTQAQIAARQVLAKDSPLFSGSPEDWPLFISNFEQSTTTCGYSDAENLVRLQRCLKGHALESVRSRLLLPVSVPHVVQTLRTLFRRPDFLIRSQLSKINQIPSPRHDRLETVIHFGLAVQNLVDHLKAGQQLNHLANPVLLQELVEKLPGSMRLDWAVYKNNHPPATLDTFGIFMSGLVTAASEAHSAEQPTAPTTNKTSTGAKPDKQCQACGRTGHRVAECHQFGGASLDERWKLVQQKELCRTCLNSHGKWPCRSWKGCGVQECRQKHHTLLHSDTSCDRSVSASHVTSGNFQWPLFRILPVVLYGNHSSQVVYAFIDEGSSYTLLDESVAKGLGVAGKTDPLTLKWTGNVTRVEPTSQCVQLDISGKNINSRYTLFNVRTLLIGLDNLKLGVPLKLREGGQTHPIGAKCRLGWSVYGYVPNQSSHSAIVGFHVGAVSDRDRELNEQLHDYFTLEDNGVTIPSPELESEDEKRAIRLLQETTRRTPEGAHFETGLLFKTDDPNFPDSYPMAVRRLEALERRLQQEPALKERVHQQVLDYERKGYTHRATLAELTSVEANRVWYLPLGVATNPKKPDKIRLIWDAAAKVGEVSFNSRLLKGPDLLVALPTVLSQFRQFPVALTGDVMEMFHQLRMRFPDCQSQRFLFRFCSSDNPQVYVMDVATFGACCSPASAQYVKNLNADEFASDYPRAADAIKKKHYVDDYLDSFKTIEEAITVVNEVRLLQSKGGFTLRRFLSNESEVLRGIGEVAEEESKSLHMEREGKSESLLGMQWIPKEDVFIYSFGTRDDLQAILHPDHMPTKREVAKVVMSLFDPLGLIAYFLVHGKIFIQELWARGVGWDQEIPQELNGRWRQWVCLLQQLGQLRIPRSYFQPTHDYSRLQIHVLADASETAYACAVYFRLETSRGIEVTLAEAKTKVAPLKTLSIPRLELKAAVLGVRLMNTVLKRHTFVVCQRYCWSDATTVLAWVRSTDHRRYHKYVAVRVGEILSSTQQSEWRWVPTKLNVADLATKWNNGPQITMDSPWFQGPAFLYELEEGWPKQQTIASTEQELRPSHFHAAHFSSDMAFNRFNRWTKMQRVAAYVLRGLNNFPKRRSRENLQLGNLTSDELRRAEEILLKTAQSDFYAEEIAVLAKTQGPPEQRHAIVDKSSSINKRWPYLDESGVLRSRGRIGAAPYVPAEAKFPIILPKQHLITFLIVDWYHRRFRHAYRETIFNEIRQRFEISNLRRLLEKVQKACAFCRVAKAMPTPPPMAPHPEMCLTAFVQPFTFTGLDYFGPILAKVGRVNVKRWVALFTCLTTRAIHMEVVHSLSTESCIMAVQRFVARRGIPREFWTDIATCFQGTSNEMRALKEARDKALSTKFTTSQTTWKFIPPAAPHMGGAWERLVRSVKVAIGAVMDGPRKPDDETLETILLEAEAMINSRPLTFIPLESADQEAMTPNHFLLGNSSGTKFLPTVKLDSRSTLRSSWKLAKYITDEFWRRWLKEYLPVITRRCKWFKDVKDLEVGDLVLVADGAARNQWARGRIERVIPGRDGRVRQALVRTSSGTLRRPAVKLAVLDVEVNSKPGIGDSGS